The Candidatus Thiodiazotropha endoloripes genome has a window encoding:
- a CDS encoding YbjQ family protein — MIVTNIEILPDKRIVEHLGLVQGSSVRAKHVGRDIMAGLKNIFGGELKGYTELLQESRAEAMERMVEQAEAVGANAVLNVRFSTSSVAAGAAELFAYGTAVVLE, encoded by the coding sequence ATGATAGTGACGAATATCGAGATTCTCCCGGACAAGCGGATCGTGGAACACCTGGGCCTGGTACAGGGCAGTTCCGTACGTGCCAAGCATGTCGGCCGGGATATCATGGCCGGTCTGAAAAACATCTTCGGTGGTGAACTGAAAGGCTATACGGAACTGCTTCAGGAGTCCCGTGCCGAAGCGATGGAGCGAATGGTCGAACAGGCGGAAGCCGTCGGTGCCAATGCGGTTCTGAATGTGCGATTTTCCACCTCCAGTGTGGCCGCTGGAGCAGCGGAACTGTTTGCCTATGGGACAGCTGTGGTCCTGGAGTAA
- a CDS encoding DUF4390 domain-containing protein: MKHTILLLLMLLIVFTEANGASFSVKEVQINKVDNGYRLNARIDYALSDKAHQALSNGVPLTLKVQLVVDKVWRGFWEPSPFAQTLWFQIRYHALTELYRVVDMQSGDEQNFVTQEAALYALGEINNLPLVRLVQLIPGEAYQLRLRADLDIDSLPLPLQPLAYLGGGWKLTTGWSQWPLQP; encoded by the coding sequence ATGAAACACACAATTCTCCTACTACTGATGCTGTTGATCGTGTTTACCGAGGCCAACGGCGCCAGTTTTTCGGTCAAGGAGGTGCAGATCAATAAAGTGGATAACGGCTATCGGCTGAATGCGCGTATCGACTATGCCTTGAGTGACAAGGCGCATCAGGCCTTGAGCAATGGTGTGCCGTTGACCCTGAAGGTACAGTTGGTGGTGGATAAGGTCTGGCGGGGGTTCTGGGAGCCCAGCCCGTTTGCCCAGACCCTGTGGTTTCAGATTCGCTACCATGCCTTGACCGAACTCTATCGCGTGGTGGATATGCAATCCGGCGATGAACAGAATTTTGTCACCCAGGAGGCGGCGCTCTACGCACTGGGGGAGATCAACAACCTGCCACTGGTGCGCCTGGTGCAGCTGATTCCCGGTGAGGCCTATCAGCTGCGTTTGCGCGCCGATCTGGATATTGACTCCCTGCCGTTACCGCTGCAACCGCTGGCCTATCTGGGTGGCGGCTGGAAACTAACAACCGGATGGTCCCAATGGCCCCTTCAACCCTGA
- a CDS encoding YbjQ family protein, with protein MIDLIILVTLLALGYGFGSYAERRHYKSIITRENTLRHIPAVTSRFPPLDRNHTDAALVSGSVVVSVDYFKRFIAALRNLVGGRVTSYESLVDRARREAILRMKAEAEQLNAQIVFNVKLETSSIHKGRGNNIGSVEVLAYGTALKTNP; from the coding sequence ATGATAGACCTGATCATCCTGGTCACCCTGCTGGCTCTGGGTTACGGCTTTGGCAGCTATGCGGAGCGCAGACACTACAAATCCATTATCACCCGGGAGAATACCCTGCGGCATATCCCGGCTGTCACCTCCAGGTTCCCTCCGCTGGACAGAAACCACACTGATGCAGCCCTGGTCAGTGGCAGTGTCGTGGTCTCAGTAGACTATTTCAAACGCTTCATTGCCGCACTGAGAAATCTGGTAGGCGGTCGTGTCACCTCCTATGAGAGCCTGGTCGATCGTGCCAGACGGGAGGCCATACTGCGCATGAAGGCAGAGGCTGAACAACTCAATGCTCAGATTGTCTTCAACGTTAAGCTGGAGACCTCCAGCATCCACAAGGGAAGAGGTAACAACATCGGTTCGGTTGAGGTCTTAGCCTATGGTACCGCTTTAAAAACCAATCCTTAG
- a CDS encoding sigma-54-dependent transcriptional regulator, translated as MSKAYILVVDDEPDIRNLVKEILQDESYEVSMAEDGKSARQALRERRPELILLDIWMPDMDGITLLKEWGEDDGLPCPVIMMSGHGTVETAVEATRLGAYDFLEKPLSLAKLLLTVERALEAEQLKQENVGLRKHVHAVHEPTGRSTVMQRLREQVKRIAQHDTWVLVTGEPGSGRETLARYLHSQSLRRDRPFVEVNVSAIVKGNAAQELFGSEEDGRIHYGRLEQAVGGTLFLDEVADMDLEAQSQLVGALDTGRFMRVGGSEPVSIDVRIIAATQHNLEEAVQGGTFREDLFYHLNVVPLHVPPLREHAEDVPELLNFYVDWYVTHEKLPYRHFNVGAQNTLRNHPWHGNVRELKNLVQRLLILGAGSEISQEEVESSMGAPELGGSLVGPESPVSLDQPLRQAREEFEKVYLEYQLKQHEGNISRMAKEVGMERTHLYRKLKSLEIEFKDKR; from the coding sequence ATGAGTAAGGCCTACATCCTTGTGGTGGATGATGAGCCGGACATTCGCAATCTTGTCAAAGAGATTCTGCAGGATGAGTCCTATGAGGTTTCCATGGCGGAAGATGGCAAGAGTGCACGACAGGCTCTGCGGGAGCGTCGGCCGGAGTTGATATTGCTCGATATCTGGATGCCGGATATGGATGGCATCACGCTGCTGAAAGAGTGGGGTGAGGATGATGGGCTGCCTTGTCCGGTGATCATGATGTCCGGTCACGGTACGGTGGAGACGGCGGTGGAAGCGACCCGGCTTGGCGCCTATGACTTTCTTGAAAAGCCCCTCTCTCTGGCCAAGTTGCTGCTGACCGTCGAACGGGCACTGGAAGCTGAACAGCTCAAACAGGAAAACGTCGGGCTGCGCAAACATGTCCATGCGGTACATGAACCGACTGGTAGAAGTACCGTGATGCAGCGTCTCAGAGAGCAGGTGAAACGTATCGCCCAGCACGATACCTGGGTACTGGTGACCGGTGAGCCGGGCAGTGGCCGGGAGACCCTGGCCCGCTATCTGCACTCGCAAAGCCTGCGTCGCGACCGCCCCTTCGTGGAGGTCAATGTCAGTGCCATCGTCAAGGGCAATGCCGCCCAGGAGCTGTTCGGCAGCGAAGAGGATGGGCGCATCCACTACGGCAGGCTGGAGCAGGCGGTGGGTGGCACCCTGTTTCTCGATGAAGTGGCGGATATGGATCTGGAGGCCCAGTCGCAACTGGTCGGCGCTCTGGATACCGGTCGCTTCATGCGGGTCGGTGGCAGCGAGCCGGTGAGTATCGACGTACGCATCATCGCCGCAACCCAGCACAACCTGGAAGAGGCGGTGCAGGGCGGCACCTTTCGTGAGGATCTTTTCTATCATCTGAATGTCGTGCCCCTGCATGTGCCGCCGCTGCGTGAACATGCTGAAGATGTGCCGGAGCTGCTCAACTTCTACGTGGACTGGTATGTAACCCATGAGAAACTCCCCTACCGTCACTTCAACGTGGGTGCTCAGAACACCCTGCGCAACCACCCCTGGCATGGCAATGTGCGGGAGCTGAAAAATCTGGTGCAGCGGTTGTTGATCCTGGGTGCCGGCAGCGAGATCTCCCAGGAGGAGGTTGAGTCTTCAATGGGAGCGCCGGAGTTGGGCGGCTCGCTGGTCGGTCCGGAATCCCCGGTCTCACTGGATCAGCCTCTGCGCCAGGCCAGAGAGGAGTTCGAAAAGGTCTATCTGGAGTACCAGCTCAAGCAGCACGAAGGCAATATCTCACGTATGGCCAAAGAGGTGGGCATGGAGCGGACTCATCTCTACCGTAAGCTCAAGTCGTTAGAGATTGAGTTTAAGGATAAGCGCTGA
- a CDS encoding M48 family metallopeptidase, translated as MKYSNPQIPEGINTSKQHPLKEFFMLTTGVLGLIVAAVLLLGFFADKLAHHIPFDVELKIASKELLEAPEPGPMQSYLEALTERIVSAQGLSEEMPITVHYVDNDTVNAFATLGGHIYMFRGLLEKLPNENALVMVLAHEIAHVKHRHPIRSLGRGITIGLALSMVSSTLGDMMANQIVSNTGMVTSLTFSRDQERESDKTALETLMVLYGNVVGADQLFRVLLEAEGAMKVPEFFSTHPLSEKRIQHIHVFGRELSSSTSSAQATPLPSDFPSWLHLTDNDQGRE; from the coding sequence ATGAAATACAGTAACCCGCAAATTCCCGAAGGGATCAACACCAGCAAGCAGCACCCGTTAAAAGAGTTCTTCATGCTCACAACCGGGGTGCTTGGTTTGATTGTAGCCGCTGTACTGTTGCTGGGTTTTTTCGCTGACAAGCTGGCCCACCACATCCCCTTTGATGTGGAGCTGAAGATTGCTTCGAAAGAGCTGCTTGAAGCGCCGGAACCGGGCCCAATGCAGAGCTATCTTGAAGCGTTGACCGAACGGATTGTCAGCGCACAGGGACTATCGGAAGAGATGCCGATCACCGTGCATTATGTCGATAACGACACGGTCAATGCCTTCGCCACACTCGGCGGCCATATCTATATGTTTCGCGGTCTGCTGGAAAAACTGCCAAACGAAAATGCACTGGTGATGGTGCTCGCCCATGAGATCGCCCATGTCAAACACCGTCACCCGATCCGCAGCCTTGGGCGCGGTATTACCATCGGACTGGCGCTCTCCATGGTCAGCAGTACGCTGGGTGACATGATGGCCAATCAGATCGTCAGCAATACAGGCATGGTCACCTCATTGACCTTCAGCCGGGATCAGGAGCGCGAGTCCGACAAGACCGCACTCGAGACGCTGATGGTGCTCTACGGCAATGTGGTAGGTGCAGACCAGCTGTTCAGAGTGCTACTGGAGGCCGAAGGCGCGATGAAGGTACCGGAGTTTTTCAGTACCCACCCATTGTCGGAGAAGCGTATTCAACATATCCATGTTTTTGGCAGAGAGCTCTCCAGTTCTACATCAAGCGCGCAAGCCACGCCGCTACCCAGCGACTTTCCCAGCTGGCTACACCTGACTGATAACGATCAAGGTCGCGAGTAA
- the def gene encoding peptide deformylase: MAILDILHFPDPRLRNKAKPVAQVDDSIRRLVDDMLETMYQAPGIGLAATQVNVAKRVVVIDLSEEKNEPLCLINPEIVEKDGIEQMEEGCLSVPGIFETVSRADRIRFKALDRDGIPFEEEAEGLLAVCVQHELDHLDGKLFVDYLSSLKRQRIRKKLEKESRQQTSSTAGAREVI, from the coding sequence ATGGCGATTCTCGACATACTTCATTTTCCCGATCCCAGGCTACGCAACAAAGCCAAACCAGTGGCTCAGGTCGACGACTCTATACGTCGGCTGGTTGACGATATGCTTGAGACAATGTATCAGGCGCCGGGTATCGGGCTGGCCGCAACCCAGGTCAATGTGGCGAAAAGGGTGGTGGTAATCGATCTTTCGGAGGAGAAGAACGAGCCGCTCTGCCTGATCAATCCCGAGATTGTAGAGAAAGATGGGATTGAACAGATGGAGGAAGGGTGCCTCTCTGTGCCGGGTATTTTCGAAACCGTAAGCCGGGCGGACCGGATCCGTTTCAAAGCCCTGGACCGGGACGGGATTCCGTTTGAAGAGGAAGCCGAAGGCTTGCTGGCAGTCTGTGTTCAGCATGAGCTGGATCACCTGGATGGTAAATTGTTTGTCGACTATCTCTCCAGCCTGAAACGTCAGCGTATCCGTAAAAAGCTGGAGAAGGAGAGCCGCCAGCAGACCAGTTCCACAGCTGGTGCCCGCGAGGTGATCTGA
- the rsmB gene encoding 16S rRNA (cytosine(967)-C(5))-methyltransferase RsmB translates to MGGRKRPTITNPRSVSARVIGDVLSGHSLSESIPKHSAEIADPRDSGLVQEIAYGVMRNFMQLDALSRRLLSKPLKSRDRDIAALILIGLYQLLYLRVADHAAVHETAGAAKQLGKKWAVGLINGVLRNFQRQQESLLKAIADQPEVAYDMPRWLLDALREQWPDEWQSRVRALNQRPPMSLRVNLAKHALADYQQSLREMDITAQTIPYIESGLTLQQPMDVTRLPGFEQGWVSVQDGAAQLAAELLDPQPGEHVLDACAAPGGKSCHILERQPTVRLTAVDLSAERLQRVEENLARLDQQADLVVGDAANPEGDWAERQYQRILLDVPCSATGVIRRHPDIKQLRRASDIPALVKLQGEILRAVWPLLEVGGRMLYVTCSILADENHRQLSRFLAEQPDARALPMEVAWGEACDVGRQILPGEAGMDGFFYAALVKQPQ, encoded by the coding sequence ATGGGGGGTCGCAAACGACCAACAATAACCAATCCCAGGTCAGTATCGGCCCGGGTGATTGGGGATGTGCTGAGCGGTCACTCGCTGTCTGAGTCGATACCCAAACACAGTGCTGAAATTGCTGATCCACGGGACAGTGGCCTGGTGCAGGAGATCGCCTATGGGGTGATGCGCAATTTCATGCAACTCGACGCCTTGAGCCGACGTCTGCTCAGCAAACCCCTGAAGAGTCGGGATCGGGACATCGCTGCGCTGATCCTGATCGGACTCTACCAGCTGCTTTATCTGAGGGTGGCGGATCATGCCGCGGTGCATGAGACGGCCGGCGCGGCCAAGCAGCTGGGGAAAAAATGGGCTGTGGGACTGATCAATGGCGTTCTGCGAAACTTTCAGCGTCAGCAGGAGAGTCTGCTGAAAGCAATCGCCGATCAACCGGAGGTGGCCTATGACATGCCCCGCTGGTTGCTGGACGCATTGCGCGAGCAGTGGCCGGACGAATGGCAGTCGCGGGTCAGGGCACTGAACCAACGTCCACCGATGAGTCTGCGGGTCAATCTGGCTAAACACGCTTTGGCGGACTATCAACAGAGTCTGCGGGAGATGGATATAACCGCTCAGACCATTCCCTATATCGAGTCAGGCCTGACGCTTCAGCAACCCATGGATGTCACCCGATTACCCGGATTTGAGCAGGGCTGGGTGTCGGTTCAGGACGGCGCTGCCCAGTTGGCGGCGGAGTTGCTCGATCCTCAGCCCGGAGAGCATGTCCTGGATGCCTGCGCCGCACCGGGTGGCAAGAGCTGTCACATCCTGGAGCGGCAACCCACAGTCCGCCTGACCGCCGTCGACCTCAGTGCCGAGCGGCTGCAGCGGGTGGAGGAGAATCTGGCCCGGCTCGATCAGCAGGCGGACCTGGTGGTGGGTGATGCGGCGAATCCAGAGGGGGATTGGGCCGAGCGACAGTATCAGCGGATTCTGCTGGATGTGCCCTGCTCAGCAACCGGTGTGATACGTCGACACCCGGACATCAAACAACTGCGCAGAGCATCGGATATCCCCGCGCTGGTGAAGCTGCAGGGAGAGATTCTGAGAGCAGTCTGGCCGCTGCTGGAGGTGGGTGGCCGGATGCTCTATGTCACTTGTTCGATCCTGGCAGATGAGAATCATCGTCAGTTGAGCCGTTTTCTTGCCGAACAGCCGGATGCCCGCGCCCTGCCAATGGAGGTGGCGTGGGGAGAGGCCTGTGATGTGGGGCGGCAGATCCTGCCTGGCGAGGCGGGCATGGATGGGTTTTTCTATGCAGCTTTGGTAAAACAGCCGCAATGA
- the fmt gene encoding methionyl-tRNA formyltransferase yields MAQPLKIIFAGTPDFAASALQALLSTEHRVVAVYTQPDRPAGRGRKVQFSPVKQLAVEHDLEVFQPKTLKDPEAQQILQRHQADLMVVVAYGLLLPQAVLDIPRLGCINIHASLLPRWRGAAPIQRAILAGDEMSGVTIMQMEAGLDTGPMLSIRSTPIDPAETGGSLHDRLAELGSEALIEVLPGLSEGRVKAIPQDDSQANYASKLDKEEARVDWSQSAVQIDRQVRAFNPWPVAHCLYGEKVMRVWNSEVVSGDGSATPGQVVATGKTGFDVATGEGVLRITQLQMPGKRAMAAGDFLNAHTMDGVVLT; encoded by the coding sequence ATGGCTCAGCCACTGAAAATAATATTCGCCGGTACGCCGGATTTCGCCGCTTCGGCTCTACAGGCTCTGCTCTCAACGGAGCATCGTGTTGTCGCGGTTTACACCCAACCGGACCGACCGGCCGGACGTGGCAGAAAGGTGCAGTTCAGTCCGGTCAAACAGCTTGCCGTGGAGCACGATCTCGAGGTCTTTCAGCCAAAGACCCTGAAGGATCCTGAAGCGCAACAGATCCTGCAGCGGCATCAGGCCGATCTGATGGTGGTGGTGGCCTATGGCCTGCTGCTGCCCCAGGCGGTATTGGATATACCCAGGCTGGGGTGTATCAACATTCACGCTTCGCTGCTGCCGCGCTGGCGGGGGGCGGCTCCCATCCAGCGCGCCATACTGGCCGGTGATGAGATGTCCGGGGTGACCATCATGCAGATGGAGGCCGGACTCGATACCGGCCCCATGCTGAGTATTCGCAGCACACCGATCGATCCGGCCGAGACCGGTGGTTCGCTGCATGATCGGCTGGCTGAACTGGGTTCAGAGGCGCTGATCGAGGTTCTGCCCGGTCTGAGTGAAGGCCGGGTCAAAGCGATACCCCAGGACGACTCCCAGGCAAACTACGCCAGCAAGCTCGATAAGGAGGAGGCCAGGGTCGACTGGTCCCAGTCGGCTGTGCAGATTGATCGCCAGGTTCGCGCATTCAATCCCTGGCCAGTGGCCCACTGCCTGTATGGGGAGAAGGTGATGAGAGTCTGGAACAGCGAGGTTGTCAGTGGTGACGGATCCGCAACCCCGGGTCAGGTGGTGGCAACCGGTAAAACGGGCTTTGATGTGGCTACCGGGGAAGGGGTGTTGCGTATCACCCAGTTGCAGATGCCCGGTAAACGGGCGATGGCGGCCGGGGACTTTCTCAATGCCCACACCATGGATGGTGTGGTACTGACTTGA
- a CDS encoding response regulator translates to MNQSEEKKRILFVDDEGNILSGLRRSLRAYRKQWDMLFVDSGQEALSKAEETHIDAVITDMRMPGMDGAQLLDRIAQRHPHVVRIVLSGQSDQETVMKTVGPAHQYLNKPCEVDVLKATLVRAFSLRDLLGKSELNSLISGMRALPSLPTIYNELVSLIQDPNTAVADIGRLIAKDPAMTVKTLQLVNSAFFGLGRHISNPVDAASLLGMEILKPLVLSIGIFQQFDQDNLSTKEFSLDSLWAHSMKVGSLAKQIANRQGMEKTLIEDCLLSGMLHDIGKLILALNLPEEYSRMELLLTDQQQSRSSAEAEIFGATHGTVGAYLLGLWGLPESVVEAVALHNQPSLQAEATFSPLTIVHVANGVIHQHGAETPETSPMDRDYLQTLGMLDQLDQWQSLTDGIES, encoded by the coding sequence TTGAACCAATCAGAGGAAAAGAAACGAATTCTGTTCGTAGACGATGAAGGTAACATTCTCTCCGGTCTAAGACGCAGTCTGCGGGCCTATCGAAAACAGTGGGATATGTTGTTTGTCGACAGTGGTCAGGAGGCGTTGAGCAAAGCCGAAGAGACCCATATCGATGCGGTGATTACCGACATGCGGATGCCGGGCATGGATGGGGCACAGTTGTTGGATCGCATTGCGCAGCGTCACCCCCATGTTGTGCGCATCGTGCTCTCCGGTCAATCTGATCAGGAAACGGTCATGAAAACGGTGGGGCCAGCTCATCAATATCTGAACAAACCCTGCGAGGTGGATGTACTCAAGGCCACCCTGGTACGCGCCTTCTCATTACGCGACCTGCTGGGTAAGAGTGAATTGAATTCACTGATCTCAGGAATGCGTGCACTACCCAGTCTGCCGACCATCTACAACGAACTGGTGAGCCTGATCCAGGATCCCAACACAGCTGTCGCTGACATCGGCAGGCTGATCGCCAAAGATCCGGCAATGACGGTAAAAACCCTGCAACTGGTCAACTCAGCCTTTTTCGGACTTGGCCGGCACATCTCCAATCCGGTCGATGCAGCCTCTCTGCTCGGGATGGAGATTCTCAAGCCCCTGGTACTCTCCATCGGCATCTTCCAGCAGTTTGATCAGGATAATTTGTCGACCAAAGAGTTCTCCCTCGATTCACTCTGGGCTCACAGCATGAAAGTCGGCTCACTCGCCAAACAGATCGCCAACCGGCAGGGTATGGAGAAAACCCTCATTGAGGATTGTCTGCTGTCTGGAATGTTGCACGATATCGGTAAACTGATACTGGCGCTCAACCTGCCTGAGGAGTACAGCCGAATGGAACTACTCCTGACAGATCAACAGCAATCCCGCAGCAGTGCTGAAGCTGAAATCTTCGGCGCAACCCACGGCACAGTTGGCGCCTATCTGCTGGGGCTGTGGGGATTGCCTGAATCGGTGGTCGAAGCCGTGGCACTGCACAACCAGCCTTCACTGCAAGCTGAGGCGACATTCAGCCCTCTGACCATTGTGCATGTTGCCAATGGAGTGATTCACCAGCATGGCGCAGAGACGCCGGAAACCTCACCGATGGACAGGGATTACCTGCAGACACTCGGCATGCTGGATCAGCTTGATCAATGGCAATCGCTTACCGATGGCATTGAATCATAG
- a CDS encoding ATP-binding protein gives MAPSTLSRLRLGGLSVGLLLILLLVSLHLMSSAVQNSAELSRYFVPLLIFNLAGMFVLFVLITYNSIRLIRQYLRHSAGSRLTLRMVLIFTLIALTPVGVVYYYSFSFLQGGIDSWFDVQIDQAMEDARELGQASLALNQRVWLKYTEQQLLSIADTSESALSLTIARLRQQSGALELSLSDPGGQIIAYSNAVADELAPAKPDDYIMQRLREGSSYVGLARDKDELMIRVAVADPLGRPLIIQGLYPASERVSVLSEKLELAYNRYKELSFLRQSLKRNFSLTLSLVLIFAVLSAVWAAFFSARRLVAPIANIAAGTKAVAGGDYDRQLPVPRRADELAFLVASFNAMTRRIRQARDHADRSQREVEGQRAYLETVLARLSSGVLTFDAQRKLRTANPAAGKILGVNMNQVAGESISNLGQDSPILRQFADGLEAPLGEMEKEWRGELTMFGGEGRKVLICRTTPFAQPNGRIGHIVLFDDVTALIRAQRDAAWGEVARRLAHEIKNPLTPIQLSAERLRHKYLKSMPEQDAQVLDRATHTIVQQVEAMKSMVNDFSEYAKPPQMAAKPVKLEHLVGEVFDLYRANQGIKFDLQMSADQARVEADPLRIRQVVHNLLKNAVEALEGVPDAEVSLVSKVVKLDEHPNYELRVQDNGPGIPQEMMQQLFEPYVTTKQKGTGLGLAIVKKIVEEHGGIIWAENCDKGACMVMQLPMLVDPGPDNTNPNGPVAPE, from the coding sequence ATGGCCCCTTCAACCCTGAGTCGTTTACGTCTGGGCGGACTCTCAGTCGGTCTGCTGCTGATTCTGCTGCTGGTCAGTCTGCATCTGATGAGCAGCGCGGTGCAGAACTCAGCCGAACTGAGCCGCTATTTCGTGCCGCTGTTAATCTTCAACCTGGCCGGTATGTTTGTGTTGTTTGTGCTGATCACCTACAACTCGATCCGCTTGATTCGCCAGTATCTACGCCACAGTGCGGGTTCCCGTCTTACCCTGCGCATGGTGTTGATCTTCACCCTGATCGCGCTGACGCCGGTCGGGGTGGTCTACTACTACTCCTTCAGTTTTCTGCAGGGGGGCATCGACAGCTGGTTCGATGTGCAGATCGACCAGGCGATGGAGGATGCGCGGGAGCTGGGTCAGGCCTCGCTGGCGCTGAATCAGAGGGTCTGGCTGAAATATACCGAACAGCAGTTGTTGAGCATCGCCGATACCTCCGAGTCGGCGCTCTCCCTGACCATTGCGCGGCTGCGTCAGCAGTCCGGTGCGCTGGAGCTGTCACTGAGTGATCCCGGTGGACAGATCATCGCCTACTCCAATGCGGTAGCGGATGAGCTGGCGCCGGCCAAACCTGACGACTACATCATGCAGCGTCTGCGGGAAGGTAGCAGTTATGTGGGTCTGGCGCGGGACAAGGATGAACTGATGATCCGGGTGGCAGTGGCCGATCCTCTGGGCAGGCCGTTGATCATCCAGGGGCTCTACCCGGCATCGGAACGGGTCAGTGTACTTTCGGAGAAGTTGGAGCTGGCCTACAACCGTTACAAGGAGCTCTCCTTTCTGCGCCAGTCACTGAAACGTAATTTCTCCCTGACCCTCTCGCTGGTGTTGATATTCGCGGTGCTCTCCGCGGTTTGGGCCGCCTTCTTCTCCGCTCGTCGCCTGGTTGCGCCGATTGCCAACATCGCGGCCGGTACCAAAGCGGTTGCCGGTGGTGACTATGATCGTCAGCTGCCGGTTCCCCGGCGCGCCGACGAACTCGCCTTTCTGGTTGCCTCGTTCAATGCCATGACCCGGCGGATCCGTCAGGCGCGGGATCATGCGGATCGAAGTCAGCGCGAGGTGGAGGGTCAGCGGGCCTATCTCGAGACTGTGCTGGCGCGACTCTCATCCGGGGTGCTGACCTTCGATGCCCAGCGTAAACTGCGTACCGCCAATCCGGCGGCGGGTAAGATTCTCGGGGTCAACATGAATCAGGTGGCCGGGGAGTCGATCAGCAACCTGGGCCAGGATTCCCCGATCCTGAGACAGTTTGCCGATGGACTCGAGGCGCCGTTGGGTGAGATGGAGAAAGAGTGGCGGGGAGAGCTGACCATGTTCGGCGGTGAGGGACGTAAAGTGCTGATCTGCCGGACCACACCGTTCGCCCAGCCGAATGGTAGAATCGGACACATTGTGCTGTTTGATGATGTCACCGCATTGATCCGTGCCCAGCGGGATGCGGCCTGGGGTGAGGTGGCAAGACGTCTTGCCCATGAAATTAAAAATCCCCTGACCCCGATACAGCTGTCAGCCGAGCGATTGAGGCATAAGTATCTCAAGAGCATGCCGGAGCAGGATGCCCAGGTCCTGGACCGGGCCACCCACACCATCGTGCAGCAGGTTGAAGCGATGAAGAGCATGGTCAATGACTTCTCGGAATACGCCAAGCCGCCACAGATGGCAGCCAAGCCGGTAAAGCTGGAGCATCTGGTTGGTGAGGTGTTTGATCTCTATCGGGCAAATCAGGGTATCAAGTTTGATCTGCAGATGAGTGCCGATCAGGCTCGTGTGGAAGCTGACCCGTTGCGTATCAGGCAGGTGGTGCATAATCTGCTGAAGAATGCGGTTGAGGCACTCGAAGGTGTCCCTGATGCTGAAGTGAGTCTGGTCTCAAAGGTGGTGAAGCTGGATGAGCATCCCAACTATGAGTTGCGGGTGCAGGACAACGGCCCTGGGATACCCCAGGAGATGATGCAGCAGTTATTCGAACCCTATGTCACAACCAAGCAGAAGGGTACCGGGCTGGGGTTGGCAATCGTCAAGAAGATTGTCGAGGAGCATGGCGGTATCATCTGGGCGGAGAATTGCGATAAGGGTGCCTGTATGGTTATGCAGCTGCCGATGTTGGTGGATCCAGGGCCTGATAACACGAATCCAAATGGCCCTGTTGCCCCTGAATAA